The Pagrus major chromosome 17, Pma_NU_1.0 genome includes a region encoding these proteins:
- the LOC141011528 gene encoding C-type lectin lectoxin-Phi1-like: MPLDRDQKFGSFARSFSAVTGCWVILIVIMALRIHFTSVISENNAKLIAENLELEKQKQELETKNQQLETAMKSLNETLEDMETKWNELNVSRAQWSIDQYCPIVRGVRKCDSCQRGWFHEVSSCYTVHNAQSTDQKTWDEAQADCTGKISELAVINNAAEKEFIKGKSWAGEGIDGYWIGLRVVDGKWVWLDGRDLTETSWIQPATPTEGHCAISVPKDIPNKYLQSVNCGNRNAWICEKKALSLTPP, from the exons ATGCCCCTTGACAGGG acCAGAAGTTCGGCTCCTTCGCTCGGTCTTTTTCAGCAGTGACGGGGTGTTGGGTGATACTGATCGTCATCATGGCCCTTCGTATCCACT TTACTTCAGTCATTTCTGAAAACAACGCCAAGCTGATTGCAGAAAACCTGGAACTGGAGAAACAAAAGCAGGAGCTGGAGACAAAGAATCAGCAGCTGGAGACAGCGATGAAAAGCTTGAATGAGACGTTAGAAGACATGGAGACAAAGTGGAATGAGCTCAACGTCAGTCGAGCTCAGTGGAGCATTGATCAATACTGCCCCATAGTCAGAGGTG taAGAAAATGTGACTCTTGTCAGAGGGGCTGGTTTCACGAAGTGTCCAGCTGCTACACGGTTCATAACGCTCAAAGTACTGATCAGAAAACCTGGGATGAAGCTCAAGCAGACTGCACAGGAAAGATTTCAGAATTGGCTGTTATAAATAATGCAGCGGAGAAG GAATTCATCAAGGGAAAGAGTTGGGCTGGTGAAGGAATCGATGGATACTGGATTGGCCTGAGAGTTGTAGATGGGAAGTGGGTGTGGCTCGACGGAAGAGATCTGACTGAAAC CTCCTGGATACAACCAGCGACTCCTACTGAAGGTCACTGTGCCATTTCTGTCCCAAAAGACATCCCAAACAAATATCTGCAATCAGTGAACTGCGGTAACAGGAACGCATGGATCTGCGAAAAGAAGGCTTTGTCTCTTACACCACCTTAG